TTTACCGAATTCGCGCAGGATTCAGGCTCCGCAATCGGAGCCGCATCGCAAAATCCGTCAAACTCGACAATACTATTTCCAAGCCCCATCCAATCCGTCAATGGCGAGACCGTCTATAACATCCCCATCGTGATAGACCCCAGCGTGCAGAGTCATATACGCTTCTTCAATATATCGATCCGATCACGCTTTGAGCAGTGGCTGATACGGCTCAGCCGCTATCAGCCCCTGGTTGAGAAAATCTTCTCAGAGTTCAATATTCCCAGCGACTTGGTCTATCTCTCATTAGTCGAAAGCGGCTTCAATCCCTACGCCTTCTCCCGCGCAAAAGCGACCGGACCGTGGCAGTTCATGAAAGGTACGGGAAAGGTCTACGGTCTCCGCATCGACAATTATGTAGATGAACGCCGCGACCCGATCAAGTCTACCGTCGCAGCAGCTCGCTACCTCCGCGATCTCTATGATCTGTTCGGAACCTGGCCTCTCGCCATGGCGGCCTACAATGCCGGTGAAGGTAAAGTCATGCGAGCGCTCCATAAGGTCCAAGGAGAGACCTTCTCTGACATCTCGAACACCAAATTGATCCGCACCGAAACAAAGCAATACGTACCCCGCATCATGGCCGCCACCGTGATTGCGAGAAATCCTGACCAATACGGATTCCCGCAAAATCCCGTCACGCCCCACCAGTTTGAAGAAGTCGTGGTCAATCGGCCGCTTCATTTCCATGCGATCGCCAATACCACCGGGATCCCCTACGAAGAGCTCCGTCTTCTGAACCCGGAACTCCGACGCGACGCCACGCCGCCCGGCGAATCGGCCTATCATCTCAAAGTCCCGGTAGGAACCAGTTCCAAAGTGGCCCAGCTTCTGGATCGCGTTCCCTCATATAAATTTCCACCGCTCCCGGCAGTCAAAGCCCAACGCAGCAAAGCCGACAGCAGCAAATGGTATCGCGTACGCGGAGGGGACACACTCGAGA
Above is a window of Nitrospira lenta DNA encoding:
- a CDS encoding lytic transglycosylase domain-containing protein is translated as MLFLALCILAIGTFSAPITESFADAPSPDGVAEVNTPEEDDEQDANLVPLEPELAILPPGFTEFAQDSGSAIGAASQNPSNSTILFPSPIQSVNGETVYNIPIVIDPSVQSHIRFFNISIRSRFEQWLIRLSRYQPLVEKIFSEFNIPSDLVYLSLVESGFNPYAFSRAKATGPWQFMKGTGKVYGLRIDNYVDERRDPIKSTVAAARYLRDLYDLFGTWPLAMAAYNAGEGKVMRALHKVQGETFSDISNTKLIRTETKQYVPRIMAATVIARNPDQYGFPQNPVTPHQFEEVVVNRPLHFHAIANTTGIPYEELRLLNPELRRDATPPGESAYHLKVPVGTSSKVAQLLDRVPSYKFPPLPAVKAQRSKADSSKWYRVRGGDTLEKVSKRFRVPMKTLKAKNNLTSSVLKAGELLIIAR